The following nucleotide sequence is from Desulfovibrio sp. ZJ209.
TGCGCAGTTGCGAGCGCGCCTGCCGGCGCGCCAAGGTGGATGCGCCGGTCTCCATCCGCAATCTCAAGCGCTACGCGGCGGACAGGGCCATCGCCTCGGGCATGCTCAAGCCGCAGGACGCCGCCCCGGCCAAGAACAAGCGCGTGGCCGTGGTGGGCGCGGGGCCCGTGGGCATCTCCTGCGCGTATCACCTGCTCGAGCGCGGCTACCCGGTGGATATTTTCGAGGCCAAGCCCAAGGCCGGCGGCATGATCCGCTACGGCATCCCCATCTACCGCCTGCCCAAGACGACCCTCCAGGAAGAGACGGACATAGTGGCCGCCATGGGCGCGCGCTTCTTCTTCAACCAGAAGCTCGGCCGGGATTTTGACGTGGACGAGCTCTTTCGGCGCGGCTACGACGCGGTGTTCATCGGCTGCGGCTGCCCGAGCGGCGCCTATCTCGGCATGGAGGGCGAGGATGCGTCGCTTGCCGGCTACGAGAACGGCATCGCCTTCCTGGAGCGCGTGTACGAGGGCGTGGAGGCGGGCGAGCCGCCCGTGCTCGAGGGCGATGTGGTGGTGGTGGGCGGCGGCAACGTGGCCATGGACTGCTGCCGGGCGGCCGCGCGCGTGGCCACCGGCGTCACCCACCTCATCTACCGCCGCACCGAGGCCGACGCCCCGGCCGACCCGGAGGAAATCAAGGCCGCCAAGGAAGAAGGCGTGCACTTCCACTTCCTCTGCGGGCAGGACGCCCTGGTGGTGGAAAACGGCGAGATCACGGGCCTCAGGGTGGTCAACATGGAGCGCACCGAGCCCGACGCCAGCGGCAGGCGCGGTGTGAGGCCCATCCCGGGCTCGGAGCATGTCATCCCCTGCCGCCACGTCATCGCGGCCATCGGCCAGAAGACGGACGCCGCCATGCTGCGCGACGACGAGGGCATCGCGCGCGACCGCAAGAACTGCATCGTCATCAACGCCGCGCACGAGACGAGCCGCAAGGGTGTCTTCGCCGGCGGCGACTGCACCAGCGGCCCGCGCGCCTCGGGGCCCACCACCATGATCATGGGCATGGGCCACGCCTATTTTGCGGCGCGCTCCATCGACCAGTTCCTTTCCACGGACCAGGTGCCCTTTGATTCGCGCTGGCGCCTGAGCGAATGGATCGCCAGGGGGCGCCTGCTCGACGACGCCGCGCCCGCGCCGGCCAAGCCCCGGCAGGAGCGCGTGGGCGTGCGCGAGATCTCGCCCGGAGAGCGCGACCACAATTTTGACGAGGTGGAACAGACCATGACCCGCGAGGAGGCGTGGTCCGAGGCCTCGCGCTGCATGCGCTGCTACCGCGTGCTTTCCGTCATCACCGAGAGCCCCATCCCCGGCAATCCCGCCTGAGCGACGTGAGCCGCAGAAAGAGGATACTCATGAAAGCCTATCTCAATGGTCAGGAATATGCGTTCGAGGAAGGGGAAACCATCCTCCAGCTCGCCCGGCGCGCGGGCGTCTTCATCCCCACGCTCTGCCGCTTCGAGCCCCTCAGCCACAAGCCCGCCACTTGCCGGGTCTGCCTCGTGGAGGTGAGCGACGGCGCGGGCACGCGCATGGTGGCCTCGTGCGAGACGCCGCTTGCGGACGGCATGCGCATCGACACCCTCTCCCGCCATGTGCGCGACATGCAGCGTACCCAGGTGGAAATGATCTTCGCCGACCATGACCAGGAATGCGTCTCCTGCGCGCGCCACGGCGACTGCGAATTGCAGGACCTGGGCGAGGCTGTGGGCCTCACGCGCAACCGCTTCACCCACCGCCTGCGCCCCACGGCGGCCGAGCGCCCGCTGGACGACAGCGCCGCCGGCATGACGCGCGACATGAGCAAGTGCATCCGCTGCCTGCGCTGCGTGGAGGTCTGCCGCCAGATCCAGGGTGTGGCCGCGCTCACCGTGGACGGGCAGGGCCTCGGCACCTGCATCGGCGTGGGCATGGCCGACGACCACAGCGCCTCGGCCTGCATCCAGTGCGGCCAGTGCACCCTCGTCTGTCCCACCGGGGCGCTCGCCGAGCGCGACCAGAACGACCTCGTGCTCGACATGCTGGCCGACCCTGAGGTCACCACGGTCTTCAGCTTCGCGCCCTCCGTGCGCGTGCTCCTGGGCGAGGAATTCGGCTTCGCCCCGGGCGTCAACGTGGAGGGCAAGATCGTGGGCGCGCTCAGGCGCATCGGCGCGGACGTGGTGCTGGACACGGACTTCGCCGCGGACGTGACCATCATGGAGGAAGGCACGGAGCTTCTGGGCCGGCTCAAGAAGGGCGCGAAAGGGCCCATGTTCACCTCCTGCTGCCCGGGCTGGATCAACTATGCGGAAAAGCATTGCCCGGGCGTTTTGCCGCACATCTCCTCCACGCGCTCGCCGCAGGCCATCCTCGGGGCGCTCGCCAAGAGCTACCTGCCCGAGGCCATGGGGCTTGAGAAGGAGCGCCTGCGCACCGTTTCCATCATGCCCTGCGTGGCCAAGAAGGACGAGGCCGCGCGCCCCGAGCTCGCGCGCGAGGACGTGCCCGACACGGACGTGGTGCTCACGGTGCGCGAGTTCGCGCGCCTGCTCCGGCGCATGGGCGTGGACCTCGCGGACGTGGAGCCCGAGCCCTTCGACAATCCCTTCATGAGCGCGTCCACGGGCGCGGCCGTGATCTTCGGTTCCACCGGCGGCGTCATGGAGGCGGCCGTGCGCACCGTCTATGCCGTGGTGACAGGCAAGGAGCTCGAGCACATCGAGGTCACGCCCCTGCGCGGCATGGACGGCGTGCGCGAGGCCGTCATCGACCTCGGCGAGGGCAATGGCAGCATCCGCGTCGCCATCTGCCACGGGCTGCGCAACGCGCGCGCCCTGGCCGAGCAGGCCATGGCCGGCGAGTCGCCCTATGACTTCATCGAGGTCATGGCCTGCCCCGGCGGCTGTGCGGACGGCGGGGGCACCTCGCGCGTCAAGGGCGACTATCACCCCCACGCGCGCACGCGCCAGCAGGGCCTCTACAGCCTTGACCGCGCCATGCCGCGCCGCCAGTCGCACAAGAACCCACAGGTGAAGAAGCTCTATGAGGACTTTTTGGGCGAGCCCAATTCGCACAAGGCCCACGAGCTTCTGCACACCGCCTATTCCGACCGCAGCGAAAGCCCGAGCGAGACCATCTTCGCCAACAAGCAGCGCCTGACGCTGACGGACTGAGTGGAAAGAAAGAAAAGAAAGAACGGAAGAATACGGAAAGCGCCGGGGGGAGACTCCCGGCGCTTTTATCGTGTGCCGTCCCCGGCCTATTCGGCAAACATGAGCTGAAGCACGGAGACGATTTCCCGGCGCGCCTCCTCCGGGAGGACCGCCATGCGCCTGGTGAGCCGGGCCTTGTCCAGCGCCCGTATCTGGTCCAGGGCGACCTGGCCGGGAATATCGC
It contains:
- a CDS encoding FAD-dependent oxidoreductase, whose translation is MPRLVYGVWDGTVYDNRNGGDATPPGLDLSVFDSFSEGNPARSFLSDRGFLVFDPELPLLWALWKHFDKVASESCGKCSPCRTGAPLVRDVLAAARDGAAVDWQDLRDIAMQMSATSLCGVGQTGALPLLAALTHFPAELKPGESGDTRGFYSAITSPCIEACPGLVNIPRYIDYIKDGHDDLAANTVLRSYPLVGSCGRVCVRSCERACRRAKVDAPVSIRNLKRYAADRAIASGMLKPQDAAPAKNKRVAVVGAGPVGISCAYHLLERGYPVDIFEAKPKAGGMIRYGIPIYRLPKTTLQEETDIVAAMGARFFFNQKLGRDFDVDELFRRGYDAVFIGCGCPSGAYLGMEGEDASLAGYENGIAFLERVYEGVEAGEPPVLEGDVVVVGGGNVAMDCCRAAARVATGVTHLIYRRTEADAPADPEEIKAAKEEGVHFHFLCGQDALVVENGEITGLRVVNMERTEPDASGRRGVRPIPGSEHVIPCRHVIAAIGQKTDAAMLRDDEGIARDRKNCIVINAAHETSRKGVFAGGDCTSGPRASGPTTMIMGMGHAYFAARSIDQFLSTDQVPFDSRWRLSEWIARGRLLDDAAPAPAKPRQERVGVREISPGERDHNFDEVEQTMTREEAWSEASRCMRCYRVLSVITESPIPGNPA
- a CDS encoding [FeFe] hydrogenase, group A — translated: MKAYLNGQEYAFEEGETILQLARRAGVFIPTLCRFEPLSHKPATCRVCLVEVSDGAGTRMVASCETPLADGMRIDTLSRHVRDMQRTQVEMIFADHDQECVSCARHGDCELQDLGEAVGLTRNRFTHRLRPTAAERPLDDSAAGMTRDMSKCIRCLRCVEVCRQIQGVAALTVDGQGLGTCIGVGMADDHSASACIQCGQCTLVCPTGALAERDQNDLVLDMLADPEVTTVFSFAPSVRVLLGEEFGFAPGVNVEGKIVGALRRIGADVVLDTDFAADVTIMEEGTELLGRLKKGAKGPMFTSCCPGWINYAEKHCPGVLPHISSTRSPQAILGALAKSYLPEAMGLEKERLRTVSIMPCVAKKDEAARPELAREDVPDTDVVLTVREFARLLRRMGVDLADVEPEPFDNPFMSASTGAAVIFGSTGGVMEAAVRTVYAVVTGKELEHIEVTPLRGMDGVREAVIDLGEGNGSIRVAICHGLRNARALAEQAMAGESPYDFIEVMACPGGCADGGGTSRVKGDYHPHARTRQQGLYSLDRAMPRRQSHKNPQVKKLYEDFLGEPNSHKAHELLHTAYSDRSESPSETIFANKQRLTLTD